A region of the Gammaproteobacteria bacterium genome:
GTATTTTCACGAAATTCTTTGAGGCCAGCTTTCCCATTTGAAGCCTCGGTAATTTTGAAATTATTGATTTTCAAAACTTCCTTAACAAACTCACGCATCAAATCGTCATTGTCAACAATCAGAATGTGTTTAGGTCAATCTGAAGCCATGCTTTTTGTACCTTAATAGAAATTAGTAATAATTGTAGTCTAAATAACACCTAATTGTTAAGGGTTATCATGTATTTAACTTTTAAGTATTTTAGACATGGCTTTTGCTGCATTAGATAAGGTATGACCTGAATGCCAAACAATACCTAATTTACGTTCAAGTCTTATGCCTTCAATATTGAGTGTCTTCAGTTCTTCGTTGATCATACTGCGAGGAAGGACACTCCAACCGAGTCCAACACTGACCATCATTTTAATGGTCTCTAAATAATTCGTGGATAAACCAACTTTCAACTCTAACTTATGTTTGCGCATGGTGCGCTCAAAAATTTGCCGGGTATAGGTGCCACGCGTAGGCAAAATAGCGGAATAATGTGCCAATTGTTTTGGCGTCACTTTTTTCACCTGGGTTAATGGATGAGAAGGATTGACCACAATGTCCAGAGGATCCGGCCAGACTTCATAAGTCTGTAATACTTTTGCCGGTTGCAGCGGCAGGGTGACGATGCCCAGTTCAAGATCGCCATGTTCAATGGCGTGACAGGCTTCTTCCGAATCCATGAAATGTAAATCCAGCTCTACTTCGGGATAGGCACTGGTAAAAGCACGTAATACCGGCGGTAAACGATGCAAGCCAATATGGTGACTGGTGCTAATACTGAGTTTACCGGCAATGTTCCCTGAGAGATTTTGAATAGCGCGTTTGCTGTCATCGACCTGATGCAGGATATTACGGGCGCGAGGTAAAAGAGCAGTTCCCGCCTCAGTTAAGGTGACTTTCCGCCCAATACGATCAAATAGCTGAACATCAAGCTCTGTCTCTAATGTTGAAATTCGTTTGCTAATGGCTGGTTGCGTCAGATAAAGGTGCTCGGAGGCTTCAGAAAAAGAGCCTGTATCTGCCACAGCAATAAATGCATGAAGATTGGGTATATCCATTTTAAAGCCTTTTATCTATAACTTTTAGGAATAGTTTATATGAAAATAATGAATTTGTGTAATAGTTTAAATAGGTCTATATTTGCCGCATCTGAAAAGGTGCTGTCTTTAAGCGTAATGCTGTTCAGCTAAGGTGTTATTTGTTTTTTGTAGGTTCGAATTTATTCGAATGCCGGTGTAAATATTAACCTCTAATGTTAATTTTTACCTCGGCATACGAATAAATTCGTACCTACATCCTTTACTGAACTGTATTGCACCTATAAGTGGCACGCTTATTTAAGAAATTGAGTAATTAAGGAAAGAACAATGGCAGGCAAGACCTTATACGAGAAAATTTGGGATCAACATGTGGTACGTGACAATGGTGACGGTACCGCACTCTTATATATTGATCGTCAATTAGTGCATGAGGTGACATCACCGCAAGCATTTGAAGGCTTACGTTTGGCTGGCCGTAAATTGTGGCGTGTGGATGCAAATTTAGCGACACCAGATCACAATGTTCCGACGACGGATCGTAGTAAAGGCATAGCAGGCATTGAAGATCCTATTTCGCGCTTACAAGTTGAAACCTTAGACCAGAATTGTACAGAATTCGGTGTGACTGAATTTAAAATGGATGATATCCGTCAAGGTATTGTGCATGTGATTGGGCCTGAACAGGGCGCAACGTTGCCGGGAATGACCGTGGTGTGTGGTGACTCCCACACCTCTACTCACGGCGCTTTTGGTGCCTTGGCTCATGGTATCGGTACCTCTGAAGTTGAACATGTGCTGGCAACCCAGTGTTTGGTCCAAAAACGATCAAAAAGCTTGTTGATCTCTGTTGATGGAGTAGTCAACAAAGGGGTAACCGCCAAGGATATTGTGTTGACGATTATTGGCGAAATAGGCACCGCAGGTGGTACCGGTTATGCGATAGAGTTTGCCGGTGAGGCGATCATGGCGCTCTCCATGGAGGGGCGTATGACGGTTTGTAACATGGCAATTGAGGCCGGTGCCCGCGCCGGTATCATTGCGGTGGATGAAACGACAATTAACTATGTGAAAGGTCGCCCCTATGCGCCACAAGGTGATCATTGGCAGATGGCGGTCGCAGCGTGGTCTGACCTGCAGAGTGATGCGGGTGCCGAGTTTGATAAAGTGGTTCATTTGGATGCCACCACGATAAAACCACAGGTCACCTGGGGAACCTCTCCGGAGATGGTGATTGCGATTGACGCTTTGGTGCCTGACCCGGCAGATGAGCTGGATGTCGTTAAACGGGAGGGTATGGAAGCGGCATTGACGTATATGGGCTTGCAGGCCAACAGCCCGATTAGCCGGGTGATGATTGACCGCGCCTTTATTGGTTCATGCACCAACTCGCGCATCGAAGATCTACGAGCAGCGGCCACAGTAGCAAAGGGTCGCAAAGTGGCCAAGAGTGTTAAGCAAGCGCTGGTAGTGCCGGGTTCTGGGTTGGTGAAACAGCAGGCTGAAGCAGAAGGGTTGGATCAGATTTTTATCAAAGCAGGCTTTGAGTGGCGCGAACCGGGCTGTTCAATGTGCCTGGCCATGAATGCAGACCGCTTGGGTGCGGGAGAGCGTTGTGCTTCTACCTCCAACCGCAATTTTGAAGGTCGACAGGGCCAGGGAGGGCGCACTCACCTAGTTAGCCCGGAGATGGCAGCGGCAGCGGCCATTGCGGGTCACTTTATTGATGTGGCTGATCTTGGTTCATTACCGACAGGGGCTGAATGATGAAAGCATTTACAACATTAACCGGTACCGCTATTCCACTGGACCGGGCGAATGTGGATACCGATGCCATTATTCCCAAACAGTTTTTAAAGTCAATTGAGCGCAGTGGCTTTGGCCCTAACTTGTTTGATGAATGGCGCTATCTGGATCATGGTGAGCCAGGCATGGATAACCAAAATCGCCCTGTAAACAGTGACTTCGTATTGAACAAGGCGCGCTACCAGGGAGCATCAGTACTCTTGGCGCGGAAAAACTTTGGCTGTGGCTCCAGTCGTGAACACGCTCCCTGGGCTTTGGAAGATTTTGGTATTCGCTGTATTATTGCGCCAAGCTTTGCCGATATTTTTTTCAATAACTGTTTTAAGAATGGCATTTTACCCATTGAGCAGGGCGAAAGTGTGGTGGATGCGCTCTTTAAGGCGTGTGAAGCGACAGAGGGTTATCAATTGACGATTGATCTTGTCGCACAGGTAATCACTACCCCCACGGGTGAGTCATTCGGTTTTGAGGTGGACGCCTTTCGCAAGCATTGCTTGCTGAATGGTTTGGATGATATTGGAATGACGCTGCAACACATTGTAGATATTAAGAATTATGAAGAAAAACGCAAGGTCGAAGCACCTTGGTTATTTGTTTAAGAGGGTGAAATAATATGTCTAAGTTAATCGCTGTGTTACCGGGTGACGGTATTGGCCCTGAGATTACGGCTGAAGCGGTTAAAGTGCTTGAGGCACTGAAAACCAAACATGGCCTGGCTATTGAGATGGAAACGGCCACTGTCGGCGGAGCAGGGTATGACCAGCATGGCCATCCGCTACCACCGGAAACATTGGATCTGGCCAGAAAAGCGGATGCGATTTTATTGGGTGCCGTGGGTGGTTATAAGTGGGAGTCACTGGATATTTCGGTTCGTCCCGAAAAGGGGCTACTGGGTCTGCGTGCTGAGCTGAAACTGTTTTCAAACTTGCGTCCAGCGATTCTCTACCCTCAGTTGGCCGATGCCTCAACCTTGAAGCCAGAAGTGGTTTCAGGTCTGGACTTGATGATTGTGCGTGAATTGACTGGCGGTATCTACTTTGGTCAACCCCGTGGTATTCGCCTGTTGGATAATGGCGAGCGCCAAGGTTACAACACCTTAGTCTATGCCGAATCAGAAATCGAGCGCATTGCACGCTCTGCGTTTGATATCGCCATGAAGCGAGACAAGCGTCTCTGCTCAGTGGATAAAGCGAATGTACTGGAGTGCACGGAGCTATGGCGTGAAGTGGTTAACCGTGTTGCCAAAGAGTATCCGCAAGTGGAAGTGAGCCACATGTATGTCGATAATGCGGCCATGCAGCTAGTGCGCGCACCCAAGCAGTTTGATGTTATGGTGACCACAAATATGTTTGGTGATATTTTGTCAGATTGTGCGGCGATGCTGACAGGCTCTATTGGCATGTTACCTTCTGCGTCGCTGGATGCAAAGGGTAAGGGTATGTATGAGCCGATTCATGGCTCTGCGCCCGATATTGCGGGGCAAAACATTGCCAACCCGCTGGCAACCATACTCTCTGCGGCGATGATGCTGCGTTACTCTCTGGGTAAAGAGGGGCTGGCGGATAAAGTAGAAGCGGCGGTTAATCAAGCACTGGATGCGGGTTATCGTACCAGCGACATCTACACCGATGGCATGAAGCGAGTCTCCACCTCAGAGATGGGTGATGCGATTGTGGCTAATCTATAAAGCGTAAACAGGAAGAGATTATGAAAAGGGTAGGTATCGTCGGTTGGCGTGGCATGGTGGGCTCGGTCTTAATGCAGCGTATGCAGGAGGAGCGAGATTTTGACCATATTGAACCCGTCCTATTCTCCACCTCTCAGGTGGGTATCGCCGCCCCCGATATTGGCCACGCGTTACCCGCACTGAAAAATGCCAACAGCATTGATGAGCTGAAAGTGATGGATATCATCATCACCTGCCAAGGGGGCGGCTATACGGAAACCGTCTATCCCGCACTGCGCAAAGCAGGCTGGAAGGGCTACTGGATTGATGCCGCATCTACCTTGCGTCTGGATGATGAAGCGGTGATTATTCTTGATCCGGTGAATCTGGATGTCATTAAACAGGCTTTGCTTGAGGGTAAAAAAACCTTTGTGGGTGGCAACTGTACGGTCAGTTTAATGCTGATGGCGCTGGGTGGCCTGTTTGAAAATGAGTTGATTGAGTGGACTTCACCGATGACGTACCAAGCTGCTTCGGGTGCCGGCGCTAAAAACATGCGTGAGCTGATAAAGCAGATGGGTGCTGTTCATCATGAAGTGGCCGAGTTGGTTGATAACCCAGCGGCAGGTATTTTAGAGATTGATAAAAAACTCTCAGAATTTCTGCGCAGCGATCAATATCCCAAAGATCAGTGGGGTGTACCGTTGGGTGGCTCATTAATCCCATGGCTGGATAGCCCAATGGCGAGTGGCCAAACTCGGGAAGAGTGGAAGGCGCAGGTTGAAACCAATAAAATTCTGGGTCGCTCTGATCGTCAAATTCCTATTGATGGCCTCTGTGTGCGGGTGGGTGCGATGCGTTGCCATAGTCAGGCGATGACCATTAAATTGAATAAAAATGTACCGCTGGATGAGATTTCGTCAATGCTGGCCGAGGGCAACGACTGGGTGAGCGTGGTGCCGAATGATCGGACGCTGACGATGGAGCAACTGACACCCGCTGCGGTTACAGGTCGGTTGGACGTTCCTGTTGGGCGGTTGCGAAAATTAAATATGGGCGATGATTATTTGTCGGCTTTTACCGTGGGTGACCAGCTTTTATGGGGCGCGGCAGAGCCGTTGCGCCGCATGTTACGCATCCTCTTATAAATGAATTCTGGTTTGGAGTAATGCTTGAAGAAGGCAAACAGTTATAGTGTGGCAGTGGTGGGTGCAACAACGGGTGCAGGCGGTGTGGTGGTTGAACTGCTCGCTGAGAGAGGTTTTCCAGTCGATGAGATCCATCTGCTGGATAGTGATGATCTTGCCGGTGGCCGCGTTGAGTTCAAAGGCCACTACAAAAGTATTCGGGATATTGCTGATTTTGATTTTTCCGTTGTGCAAATTGCGCTGTTTGTGGGGAGCGAGACGGTTGCGGCCGAGTTTGTACCAAAGGCGAGTAAGGTTGGCTGTGTGGTAATTGACAGCAGCAGCCAGTTTAGAATGGATAGTGATGTGCCACTCGTGGTGCCGGAGGTAAATCCGCAGGCTATTGCCAATTATAAGCAACGTAATATTATTGCCAGCCCGGGTAGTGCCGCTATACAAATGTTGGTCGCTTTAAAGCCGATTTATGATGCAGTTGGCATTGAACGAATTAATGTTTCGACCTACCAGGCCGTTTCAGAAAGGGGGCAGGCGGGTACTGACGAACTGGCCTCCCAAACTACCAGCCTATTAAATATGCAGGCGCTGGAAAATAATCAGTTTGCCAAGCAGATTGCTTTCAATGTTATTCCACAGGTTGGCACTATTTTAGACAATGGTTACACTATTGAAGAGCTTAGGCTGATTGGTGAAAGCCAAAAGGTGCTTGATGACAAGTCGATCGTAATTAGTCCCACGGCTGTTTGGGTTCCGGTGTTTTTTAGTCATTCAGAGTCGCTGCACATCGAGACAAAAAGCAAAATATCAGCACCCGCTGCCCGTGAGTTACTCTCGCAGTGTGACGGAATTGAAGTGATCGGTGAGTGTGCAGCTAATGATTACCCAACACCGGTGAGTAGTGGTGTTGGCACCGATTTAGTGCATATTGGGCGCATTCGCGAAGATATAGGCTCTGAGAATGGTTTGAATCTTTGGGTTGTTAGCGATAATGTACGCAAAGGTATTGCACTTAATTGTGTGCAAATAGCGGAAAACCTAATAAAAAATCATCTTTGCGAATAAAGTAATAGTAGTGAGTGTCGACGTACTGAATTAAGTATTTTTCAATTGATTTCGTACAGTAACAACATAATATCGGGAGATTTTTGCATAAAAAATAGTTTTTGCCACAGCATTTAATAACGATTATAAAAAATTGCAACTTGCAGGTGTAAATAAGAGTTTCGAGCGTGTTTTTTAGTGCTGGCAGGGTGAAAAGTATGACGTGTACAAAGGTCTCATTGGGGTGGTAACAACCCCGGCTATGGATACATCTAAAAGCAGGAACAAGAGAATGGTGAAGCGCAAACTGGCCTCCGTAACGGCTTCGTTGGCATTGTTGATACCTACCGGTGTGCTGGCATTGGGTCTGGGTAATATCTCAATGAATTCGGCTCTGGATCAACACCTTGAAGCTGAGATAATAATTCGCTCTGCGACGGCGGAAGACCTTGAAGGACTCAAGGTCAACCTCGCATCTGATGCCATGTTTATTCGCTATGGAATTGATCGCCCAGAGTTTCTTGAGGAGTTGCAATTCAAGGTGGTTCAGGGCGGAGATGGTGAGAGCTATATTCAGGTCTCATCACCCAAACCGATCCGCGAACCCTTTCTTAATTTTCTGGTAGAGGCAAAATGGCCAAACGGCCACGCCCTTCGCCAGTTCACTGTTCTTGTCGACCCACCCACTATGATGGAGGCAGTACCGCTCCAAGTTACCCCCGCACGCGTTGCGACACCGCGCCATGAGGCTGCACCCACAACAAACCAGCTTACAAAAGCCGCAGCCCCGCACTCCCTGCTACACACAGACCGCAGTAGTGGTTCAATTGAGTACGGCCCCAGTCGTGCGAATGATACGCTATGGGGTATTGCTACGGCGATGCGTGGTGATCGTGATGTCACCATTCACCAGGTGATGTTGGCTATTCTGCGTGATAATCCGGACGCATTTTACCGTGGCAACGTCAATAACTTGAAAATGGGGTATGTGCTGCGGATCAATGATCCGGCAACAATGACCTCACTGAGTAAAGCGGCAGCGGAACG
Encoded here:
- a CDS encoding LysR family transcriptional regulator; the protein is MDIPNLHAFIAVADTGSFSEASEHLYLTQPAISKRISTLETELDVQLFDRIGRKVTLTEAGTALLPRARNILHQVDDSKRAIQNLSGNIAGKLSISTSHHIGLHRLPPVLRAFTSAYPEVELDLHFMDSEEACHAIEHGDLELGIVTLPLQPAKVLQTYEVWPDPLDIVVNPSHPLTQVKKVTPKQLAHYSAILPTRGTYTRQIFERTMRKHKLELKVGLSTNYLETIKMMVSVGLGWSVLPRSMINEELKTLNIEGIRLERKLGIVWHSGHTLSNAAKAMSKILKS
- the leuC gene encoding 3-isopropylmalate dehydratase large subunit, with protein sequence MAGKTLYEKIWDQHVVRDNGDGTALLYIDRQLVHEVTSPQAFEGLRLAGRKLWRVDANLATPDHNVPTTDRSKGIAGIEDPISRLQVETLDQNCTEFGVTEFKMDDIRQGIVHVIGPEQGATLPGMTVVCGDSHTSTHGAFGALAHGIGTSEVEHVLATQCLVQKRSKSLLISVDGVVNKGVTAKDIVLTIIGEIGTAGGTGYAIEFAGEAIMALSMEGRMTVCNMAIEAGARAGIIAVDETTINYVKGRPYAPQGDHWQMAVAAWSDLQSDAGAEFDKVVHLDATTIKPQVTWGTSPEMVIAIDALVPDPADELDVVKREGMEAALTYMGLQANSPISRVMIDRAFIGSCTNSRIEDLRAAATVAKGRKVAKSVKQALVVPGSGLVKQQAEAEGLDQIFIKAGFEWREPGCSMCLAMNADRLGAGERCASTSNRNFEGRQGQGGRTHLVSPEMAAAAAIAGHFIDVADLGSLPTGAE
- the leuD gene encoding 3-isopropylmalate dehydratase small subunit, which codes for MKAFTTLTGTAIPLDRANVDTDAIIPKQFLKSIERSGFGPNLFDEWRYLDHGEPGMDNQNRPVNSDFVLNKARYQGASVLLARKNFGCGSSREHAPWALEDFGIRCIIAPSFADIFFNNCFKNGILPIEQGESVVDALFKACEATEGYQLTIDLVAQVITTPTGESFGFEVDAFRKHCLLNGLDDIGMTLQHIVDIKNYEEKRKVEAPWLFV
- the leuB gene encoding 3-isopropylmalate dehydrogenase; the protein is MSKLIAVLPGDGIGPEITAEAVKVLEALKTKHGLAIEMETATVGGAGYDQHGHPLPPETLDLARKADAILLGAVGGYKWESLDISVRPEKGLLGLRAELKLFSNLRPAILYPQLADASTLKPEVVSGLDLMIVRELTGGIYFGQPRGIRLLDNGERQGYNTLVYAESEIERIARSAFDIAMKRDKRLCSVDKANVLECTELWREVVNRVAKEYPQVEVSHMYVDNAAMQLVRAPKQFDVMVTTNMFGDILSDCAAMLTGSIGMLPSASLDAKGKGMYEPIHGSAPDIAGQNIANPLATILSAAMMLRYSLGKEGLADKVEAAVNQALDAGYRTSDIYTDGMKRVSTSEMGDAIVANL
- the asd gene encoding aspartate-semialdehyde dehydrogenase, which produces MKRVGIVGWRGMVGSVLMQRMQEERDFDHIEPVLFSTSQVGIAAPDIGHALPALKNANSIDELKVMDIIITCQGGGYTETVYPALRKAGWKGYWIDAASTLRLDDEAVIILDPVNLDVIKQALLEGKKTFVGGNCTVSLMLMALGGLFENELIEWTSPMTYQAASGAGAKNMRELIKQMGAVHHEVAELVDNPAAGILEIDKKLSEFLRSDQYPKDQWGVPLGGSLIPWLDSPMASGQTREEWKAQVETNKILGRSDRQIPIDGLCVRVGAMRCHSQAMTIKLNKNVPLDEISSMLAEGNDWVSVVPNDRTLTMEQLTPAAVTGRLDVPVGRLRKLNMGDDYLSAFTVGDQLLWGAAEPLRRMLRILL
- a CDS encoding aspartate-semialdehyde dehydrogenase, which encodes MKKANSYSVAVVGATTGAGGVVVELLAERGFPVDEIHLLDSDDLAGGRVEFKGHYKSIRDIADFDFSVVQIALFVGSETVAAEFVPKASKVGCVVIDSSSQFRMDSDVPLVVPEVNPQAIANYKQRNIIASPGSAAIQMLVALKPIYDAVGIERINVSTYQAVSERGQAGTDELASQTTSLLNMQALENNQFAKQIAFNVIPQVGTILDNGYTIEELRLIGESQKVLDDKSIVISPTAVWVPVFFSHSESLHIETKSKISAPAARELLSQCDGIEVIGECAANDYPTPVSSGVGTDLVHIGRIREDIGSENGLNLWVVSDNVRKGIALNCVQIAENLIKNHLCE